Within the Indicator indicator isolate 239-I01 chromosome 1, UM_Iind_1.1, whole genome shotgun sequence genome, the region cctcaccaacctgatctccttctatgatcaggtgaccaccgcctggtggatgtgggaaaggctgtggatgtagtctacctggacttcagcaaggcctttgacactgtcccccacagcaaactcttggccaaactggcagcttgtggcttggacagcagcactctgcactgggttaggaactggctggagggccgagcccagagagtggtggtgaatggtgccacatccagctggcagcctgtcactagtggtgacccccagggatcagtgctgggctccatcctgttcaatatctttattgatgatctggatgaggggattgagtccatcatcagtaaatttgcagatgacaccaagctgggagcaggtgttgatctgttagaaggtagaagggctctgcagagggaccttgacaggctggacagatgggcagagtccaacaggatggcattcaacaaatccaagtgccgggtgctgcactttggccacaacaaccccatgcagagctacaggctggggtcagagtggctggagagcagccaggtggaaagggacctgggggtactggttgacagccacctgaacatgagccagcagtgtgcccaggtggccaaaagagccaatggcatcctggcctgcatcaggcatagtgtggccagcaggaaaagggaggtcattgtacccctgtacacagcactggttaggccacaccttgagtactgtgtccagttctgggctcctcagtttaggaaagatgttgaattgctggagcatgtccagagaagggcaacgaggctggtgagaggccttgagcacaagccctatgaggagaggctgagggagctgggactgtttagcctggagaagaggaggctcaggggtgacctcattgctgtctacaactacctgaagggaggttgtagccaggaggggtttggtctcttctcccaggcaaccagcaccagaacaagaggacacagtctcaagctgcgccaggggaggtttaggctggaggtgaggagaaagttcttcacggagagagtggttggccattggaatgtgctgcccagggaggtggtggagtcgccatccctggaggtgttcaagaggggattggatgtggcacttggtgccatggtttagatagtcatgaggtttagggtgacaggttggactcgatgatctttgaggtctcttccagccttcttgattctatgattctatgacatgttCCTATGTTAcctattctaggtgatcctgctctagcagggaggttggactaaatgatctttcaaagttctttccaacccctaaataTTCTGTGGTTCAGTAACTCTTGGAGCTGCTATGTCATTAGAAGGATGGAATGGGGGctagcagggagggggaaaggatgGTCACCCCTCATTACTTATTACTACAGTGAACAAATGACTGAGCTGGACAGTGTCCCCACCACCCATTTATTGTCTTTTCTGAGCTGTAGTCCAGCTTTTCCTTCAGTACTACACCACAAAAGACTATATTCTTTTCTCATAAGCCTCAGTATTGTTCCAGGATATAGAATtaaagaaccatagaatcatttcagttggaaaagatctttaagatcattgagtccaaccattatcgaACACTACCAGGTCTAGTGCTAAGCtatgtcccccagcaccacatctctgagtctttcaaacacctccagggatgtggattTAACCAactcctggggagcctattccagcaCTTCAGAATCCCTTcactgaaaaagtttcttctaatatccaacctaaacctcccctggtgcaactccaggccatttcctcttatcacttgtcactaggaagaagagactgacacccatctcactccaacgtcctttcagggagttgtaaagagtgaGAAGATCTCCCTTCAACCTccttaaaaccaaacaaccccagttctctcagctgctcatcacaagacctattctccagactctttaccagcttcattgtccttctttagacctgctccagcaccttgccTCATACATTTCAGTCAGGACTTTTCTTCTTGCCTCATCCATTGTATAGTACTGAGTCATGCAGaccagcctgcaggcagctaaATTCCCATGGATGTGGACATCTCACATCAGGTCTATGTGGCTGTGTTTTACTTGGCAGTTCAGCCCCTGGATAAATCCTTAatctctgaaaataaaacactaaTCAGGATATTGGTACAATGGTGGTATAAAagttggaaaaaataatttctctacTTTCCTGAGAAGGAGATTATTTGCATGGTGAACATGGGACAAGCTGAAGGAGAAGCTATGGCTATGGGCTATGTGGTTATGGACAGGAGCATCTGACTAACATAGGTACAGTTGGGTTTGCATTTGGAGACCTGAAGAAAGactctgaaacagaaaaagggCATACCCATTATTCCCACATCTGTTTGGTTCTCTCCACGCACCTCAAAAGCaatccctgctgctgtgtggggtGGGACAGGGAATTTCACTCTTCTGCTACACaaacattgatttttatttctgcaggcCCTGGGAATCCCAAGGGCATCCATCCACATCATTGGTGTAAGCCTTGGTGCACATGTCGGGGGCCTAGTGGGGCACTTCCATGGCGGTCAGCTGGGACGGATAACAGGTATGAGAAATCTGATTCTTGGGACCTCACCCACTCTTCAACAGAAAGAATAGAAGAGCAAGGAAGTGAGTCATCCCTAGTCATCTTTTAATTGCATAAAAGCTCATTAGGTCGAAGCTTATGTAAATTCTTCTTAGGTGCCAGCAATTAGTCCCCTCCATATTTCCAAAAGAATGCATGTATTTGCAAAAGGGTCCTTCCAAATATGCTCTATTCTTCAAACTGGTGATAGGTTAAAACAATATGAGGTCCTGTGACTAATGTAAAGCCATAAGACCCACGTGCttgtcacagagtcatagaatggcttaggttggaacagaccttagAGTTatctacttcaacctccccACTATGGGCCGGGATGCCCTtgcaactagactcagctgctcaaggcctcatctaacctggccttgaacacccccagggaggaagcatccacaacctccctgggcagcctgttccagagttccaccaccTTTGTATTGAAGAATTACTTCCgaaaatccagtctaaacctactctccctcagcttaaaaccattccctcttgttgctagacacccttacgAAGAGTCCCTTTCCAGCATTCgcgtaggatcccttcagatattggaaggcagatataaggtccccccagagtcttctcttctgggctgaacaaccccagctccttcagcctatactcagaggtgttccagctcctgGAACTTTATAGCATGTGTACCTCTGTGGTTCTTAAAGCCCATGAAGCATGTTGCTGTGAGGAAGCAGCAaaatgagctgctctgcaggaaaaGTGAGCTGAGAGTCAAGAGGACAGCAAGGTAGGCAGGGACATGGGCCTCACTGACATGGGACACAATTTGTTTTAGTACTtgcagaggaaatgaaaaagcCTGAAGAGATTCAGTTGCATATAATACAGCTTCAGTGAATAGTGTTCTTAGCTGTTGCTGATGTACATCTCAATGGAGTGTATGCAGCATGTGCTTACAGGAGGTAGGCATAGGGAATAGAAATGCGACGgcctcagagcagtgctggaattGACTGCTGTTCATAGTAAGGGTTTCTCTCTCCTCAGAATAAACTGAATAACACTTTTCAGTATCTCTTAAAGCATTAAACTAAAACTCGGTCTGTAGAAGTGGGTGGGAAACATCTCAGATTTTTGTgtcaagatttaaaaaaaaaggaaggaacatTAAAGCAGGAAATTCTCTTGACCACGTGTCACATTATTAGCTTTTATTTATAGAAAGAACAGGAAAGgattcattttccttctttacctctctcctttccctgcacCTCCCTTCCTGCAAATGCAGACACAACAGATTGTATATTGTCAATATTGCCTTTTCCATGAAGAATTAATATGACTGAGTCCAAGGCAGTGGCacatggagcagagctgctacttaaataatttttactGCATCAAGAGTGAAAACAATCTTGTGAGATTATTTTTTATGAAAAAGTGACCAGGATAAACCtcatccagaagaaaaaaaataatactccTTAACCTGTTCTTTGATATTACCAAAGATAACTCTGTGTATCCATTTGGCTTCCCTGAAGTTGCTCTAGGAGCAAATTTTAGACTAAAATATATGTGGCTGCTTACAGAGTTGATTTTATTTTGAGAGGAGGGGGCTCAGACACCTCTTGGTTTCAAGGATTTTTGATGTTATCAAACCTTTACAATATTTGGACTGGTTAATGCCTAGGATGCTGAAATCACCTAACTGATGATCTTCAGTGATATTTCTCTGACAGTAGTGCTAATGCAGATGTCAAAACAGGGGAAGGAGTTACAAATTTGACTCTCTTTCAGCCAAAATCCAAAAGACACTCTGCGCTTACTCTGCCAGAGCTATTTAAAGCTCAGTCATAGCTTTTCAGCGTAGAACCTGGAGATACAGAAGTGCTAAAGAGAAGTGGAACAATGGAGAACAAAGTAAGGCAGCTGTGGCAGAAGTTAGTGGGGCCAGAAACCGTTCTAGAGCACAATGAGTGTGATGTGAGAATAATTTATTACTTCTGCCTAGTAACATTGAAAAAGTTTTGGATAAAATAACTGGTCCAGAAATGGgaaagagcagggctggagagcactTTTTGAGACATTTGATTTTGTTACAGGCCTGGATCCTGCAGGCCCTAAGTACACCAGAGCTAGCCCTGAGGAACGCTTGGATCCTGGAGATGCCCTCTTTGTGGAAGCCATTCACACTGATGCTGACAGTAAGCTGGCTTCCATCTTCTTTGGCCTGTCCCTCTGTTCTTCCTGCTGTTGTTATTGCTAGGGGTGTGTAGGTCATTGTGCCCTTTATGCCAGATCAGCATGAGTTCAGGTTCATTCTGGGGATGCCTCTTATTAGACAGGCTTTAATGATGAATTCGTTGTCATACATCTGTATCCCCGAGCACTTCAGAGTGACAGTGGAGATTAGACAGAGGGCAATCTTCCAGCAAATAATTGCTTCCTTAaccttgctgcagcagagcaagttaatgcagaagcagctcagcaagGCTTTTACCACATGGAAGCATGTCTGCTCATACTTTACTATGTCCAACCTTAACTAAGAAGGGTGCTAGTGGAAGGTGACAGAATAAAACCAACAGCTGATGCAACGAAAGAGTAACTTTTTCAAAGGACTTAGGGTCTAATTAGGCAGAGTCTGTGCTAAAGAATAATGTGCCTTTGAGCTGAAGGTCACAAAAATTTCTACCAACAAAACTCAATCATGCCTCATAATCCCCCATTAAGGCTGAGATCCACTTTGTTCTCCATTATATAGAATTAAGAACCTGAGCCACAGAGGTGGTGGTTAAACCACCGTGCCCAGTCATTTTGATggcagggcctggagcactCTATGCCCTCTGCAGCAAAACCTGCACAATGAAGGCATGTAGGAACAGGAAATCTGTCCTCACTGTCTCCAGCACTAAAAATGTTCAACCAGTTATTTGGGTCTATCATACACCGTGCAGAGTAAAGCCTACAGAAGAACCAAgtgtaagaatcatagaattgtttggggtaggaaaagatctttaagatcatctagtccaaccattacctaactctacctaATCTGGTgggtgctaaaccatatcccttagtgccacatctctgcatctttgaaacacctccagggatggggattcaaatcACCTCActgggagcctattccagtgtttgagaaccctttcagtgaagaagtttctttaaatatcaaatctaaacctcctctgaggcaacttgaggccatttgctctcattctatcacttacTATGAAGTGGCATTTCACCTCCTTTCAGATTTTGGGATCCGGATTCCTGTAGGCCACATCGATTATTTTGTTAATGGAGGCAGAGATCAGCCTGGATGCCCTCGATTCATCTCTGCAGGTAAGAACACTCTGTGGCAAAGAAAAGGACTTTCAAGGCTCTTTAGCAGCCTGTGAAAATAACATTTGGCAACCAGGTCCCCTGTCACTTGTTAGGGCAGACATCAGAGTGAAACATCATGTATCTCTAAAGACACATGGCAGCAGAGATTCATCACTCACTTCCCCTCTCAGCTGTACAGCAAGCAACTAAGATTAAAATCACGTACAGGTCAAGTGTCTCCTATCAAAATATAATTTTGGTGACACGTCTGTATGAGCTAAAACCCTAGCAATTACAGAATTTGtatcaaaaaagaaaatatttttgccagAAAGGCTCTTACCTACTACAGCTGCAAGCTGTGTCTACACTTAGACAGCTTGTATGGTTACTGCCTTTTCCCTCTGAAGAATAGGGCTTTACATAGTAAGTGGTGTGGCTAAATATTCAGATATGTTCTGGATGAGCAGCTGCATTGAGGGTCAGGTTTCAGGGGACACTTATGGTACCTCACTTTACACAGCTGAGTCAAAGATACTCTTACAGAGAGCTTGGGGCCTCGTCAGTGGTACACTGATGGGAGAAATGGCAGCCCTGTGGTCCTCTCTCCTCTGAGGGACTCTGTTAGTCTGGGAGATACTCTTCTAGCTTCTTGCATAACTCCACCTGCAATTTGGTCTGGGCTTGTAGCTGCAAAGATACTCTACGAAATGTTCTTAATGGGAAAGGGAAGGCTGTAGAATCAAAGTGATTCCTAGCTCTCAGTTCCTTGGGAACATATCAAAAAGCTGAAGCCATGGGAAtggcttatggctgcttatctctgggtgcattttttttttcttgcaggatACAAGTATCTGATCTGTGATCACATGAGGGCAGTACATCTCTATGTCAGTGCCTTGGAACATTCCTGTCCAGTCATAGCATTTCCCTGTGCAAGTCATGAAGATTTTTTAAACGGTCATTGCCTGGACTGCGTTGACCCCTTCCTGTTCTCCTGTCCCAGAATAGGTACAGTACCAGCATGAAAGCTTCCTAGAGTAGATGATATATTCCTGATGGGTGTTCCCTGCAGAGCACTGTACACATGGTTCAGATTCCTCTGTGCAGGATTTCCTTTGGATCTCTTTGGGCATAGTGAGAAACTTTAGTTTTCAGGCTTCTATTAGAGATGCTTTAAAAGACGCTTTGTTGACTGGGGCAGAACACCAGCATCCTGAACATTTCTaatctttaaatatttaataggACCCACAAATGAGTGGAGTCTTCAGAACAAGTGGAGACCTAGCTTAGAAGGTGTCTTGTTTAGAGAAGCACCTGGAAATATTAGCCCAAGCCTGAAGTCATATTCTTCTACATACCACTTGCTTTTGCCAAGTCACCTCCTTCTCATAAATTTCTGCATGGCCACCCAAAAGATAAACTCCCTGGACTGGGAGAAGGTAATAGTTGCCTCATTTAGGCTGCAGGCTGTGACATGAGGAGATGCTATTCACAGTCTGGTACCAGATGAACACAATGAGAGAGGCCTCTTGATATGTGTGCTCTCAGATCAGCCACCTCTTCCCCATCTCACCAAGCCACATTTGACAGCACGCAGGTGCCTCAAGTGGTCTCATTTGATCTAGAAATCCAGTTTCCTAACACTTTGTGTTTGCATTGTCATTTACACCTCCACTAAGATTTCTGGTAACTAAAGACCTGCTGGTCTTTAGTCCCACTTGTTTTGCACAAGGTGTAACTGATGACACAGTTTGTTAGCAGAGGAATGCAACAAAGCCATCAAGAGGTACTCTGATGATGATTACCTGAGGtagctaaaatattttttctgaggGGTTGTTAACCTGTCAGACATGACACCACAAACATGGGCTTCCTCTCATTTGCAATGGTTTAAAGAATGGGTTCCTCTGAGACAGTGGAGTTGGGCAGGATGAGTGGAGGTGACCTGGAATGAAATACCTTTCTGCTCTGGGTCATTTATGGCTTTCCCTGCACTGGCTTTATTTTCTCCTGCAggtctgctggagcaggcaggtaTCAACATGAGaaagctgcccaaggaagtgaaGGTTTATTTAATGACCAGTCCCTCAGCCCCATTCTGTGGTAAGTAGTAATGAGACAAAACAAGGCAGAAGGAAGCTGACCAAATAAAGCAAATTTTCTGGGGAGACTAGATACCTACAACCTACCACCCCCATCAGAATCAGCTGGTGTGGCTCAGACTGTCTGAAACACACAGATGAAGAGCAATAACCCTACACATCTTCCCCATAAAGCTCTTTCTGACAGGTTTATTTGTGTGGGCACAGCTCTGGATTAAGACAGCCACATGGCTTTGGGGTTGAAGTAAAGGGCAGTAGAAATTCCTATCTGTTTACCCTGGACTGTGCAGACCTGCCCACTGTGCCTCTCATACCACAGAGATTAGTTTCTTTCCTATGTCTATCTAATCTTCTTTATGCTGGTGGGCCTAAGGAATGAGTGCTAGAGGCATTTTTTTGAGGAGTAAATCCAGCTGAAAGTACCTGCCCTCACTCCCCACATACTTTGCTCAGTCCATCACAGCCTTGTTGAGTTCCAccttcagaagaaaagaaacaaagtcaCCAGCATTGAGATCACTTTCTCCAGCAACAGCACCCAGGACACAGCGAAGATCACCATGTGAGTGACAGTGCATGCTGCTGGCTTGTTTTATCTCAGCTTTGTGTGTAAGGATGCTTATACCAGTCCAGGAACGGCACAATATCTTACCTCTTTGAGTGCAGACACCGTACAATGAACAACTTTGCCTCTTGAGTCCCTCCACCCTAAATGCTCTCCACAATCAGGCACATGTAACCATTATTTGGTAACTCTGGCTAGGTCCACTTCTTCCATGAGCATGCAAAGCAGTAGGTGTACTGTGGAGTCCCCAAATCTGCATACTTCTTGTGTTGCTAGGACGGTTCCTTTTCTACACCATACCCGTGCTTAGTGCCAATTCAAACTGCAATCACTGCCAGATAGCATCTCTACTCTGCCAGAAAGACTGCAAGACCCCATCCAGTAGAGGTTCCAGCCTGACAGACTTGGTCGCTTAGACATTTCTCTTGATGCCCAACAGGACTGCAGTTGCAAAGAGGAGACAAGTGCATCTCTCCACAGTCAGAAATGTGTTCAGTAGCTTGTTGCCTCTGTGTTAATGCAGCAGAGCACCCAGGCTCCCTTGCAGGGAGAAGTCCAGAGGGCCACATGTGTAGACAGATCTCTCTTGAAATCATTACCCTCCTCCAAACAGTATCTGAATTAAATGACCAGACTCAGACTCCTGTTCCACAGCCCTTACCACAAGGGATCTTCCCAGCACACAGAACTTTCCTAGGAGGTCTTCCTCACTTCTTCTTAcacttccctgcctgctgctgtgggctgggaaCCACAACGCAGACATGTAGCTCAGcacatgctgctggctgcctcatGAAGCAGAAGAGTCTGCTAAAGAGCCCAAGACAGCTCTCCTAGAATCACAGGGTTCCAGTGCTGGCTCACACACAGTCCTTACTCCTAAGCCAAAAGATTGTGACATGAAGATCATTGTGTCACTGCTTCAGATTGCTGGCCAGCAGTGCACTTTGAATTTTGTACTCCAGCCTGGTGGAGCTCAGTCTGTTCAACCCCTGGTTGGCTGAGAATTCAGGTCTGCCTTTTCCAAAGATGTAGGAGGGAGGAAATAGTTACACCTAGGTCAAGTCATGGCCCTTGATCTACTCTGAAAAGTATGCAGACGCTTCCTTTTGCAGTTGTCAGACGCAGGGTGTGATAGGTGTCCCATGGGAGGCATGTGAGCACTGGAGAGAAAGGTTGCCTGGGGAATTGAGACAAGCAGGCAATCCTCAGGCTTTGCTGTACCCTTGTTTTAATGAGACAGTAGAGTTATGGCAGGGTAACCTATCCAGAGATACCCTTGCCCTGGAAGAACAGCAGCTGTGTTTCATTTCAATGCCTTCCTAAGAAGCACAAGGTTAAACTGAAAGGTTTGCTCACAGCAATAATCCTACAGAGTTGAGATGCCTGATGATATGCCTTTCAATACTCACTGTAGCAAATGAGCTTCCACACTCTAGGGAAAGCTCAGCCCTCCAGTGCAGTCAAGCTCAGAGTGCTGAATGGgcatctaaacctcccctttcctttcatcctatcacttgttaataggcagaagagacagacctccacctggctccagtctcctttAAGGAAGTTGTagggagtgagaaggtctcccctcagcctccttttcttcagactgaacaaccccggttccctcagccactcctcacaagacctgttttccagacccttcaccagattcactgcccttctctggacccactccagcacctcaatgtcttatAATGATGCCCAAAAATTTGAtccagtactcaagatgtggtctcacctgtgctgagtccaggggcacaatcacttccccagtcctgctggccacactatttttgatgcaggccaggatgctgctggctttcttggccacctgggcatacaGTGGCTTAAGTTCAGCTAGCTGTTGATCAACACATGCactcccccacacccccccagaATTCTGGTTAACAGAATTGTAGATACTTCCTGGCCCTTTTGTCACCTGTCCCCTTTCCCTATCATCACATTTCCCATCAGGCAGTCACCCAGGTGCTTCTGGGATTGCACTGAGTCAGCAACACACATATTCTTCATGAGCACAACAAAATCAATGATCTCCAGACTTTTAGAGGTACCAAGTAGATCAAGCATAAGAAGGCCCATTAGATGGACTCCAcagaagagaggtggtggcCCATCTGTGTAACATTGCTGGGCAGCACTCTGTCATAGCATACAACCAAGTGGGCTCTGATCATTGCCTGTTTACCAAACTTCTGGCATCTCTCAGTTCGTGTTACCTGGGTAAGATCATCAGGACATACAAAGAACTCTCTCTTCAAGCATCCCACCTTCAACACAGTCAAAAGCAAATACCTAGAGGAAAGTATAAAAAAGGCATTGTAAGAACCTGGCAGTATTTCCCCAAATTGTTTCCCAGTGCCTGACTAATTACATATTGGAGACTTTCAGGGCCAAATGTGAGATCTTTGTCCTTATTAGTTTTTGTCTTCTGAGAACTTGTCCAGTCCCCCTCTCATGACTTGTACAACCATGTAAACTTTCTAGCATCCACCACAAGGATCTTAACAGCTTAAAAAGAATGAAACTTTGTGCTGCATGCAATCTTTTCTAACCAGCCACCTCTTAGCTTTCTTTGATGAGCCCTTAGTTCATGTACTGGAAGAAAGGGTGCACCCTATCCATGCCATTCAAGATTTCATAGATGTTGACCTATCTACTACTTCTCTGTAGCAGTCTGGGCAGTATTTCAATGTACATACAACAGCAAAAGAAGAGTTGTTGCAATTGTGTGATGGAAAGAAGAATATTTAATACAGAAATATTCCTGACTACAGAGATAAATCATGGAGAGACAGCCAGTAAGGCTTCAAAGCAATGCCCTATCTTGACAGATAAGTATTCTCACTCCTTCATGAGAGGGCTTCATTACAATACCCCAGGTTCCTCCAGTATTTCAGCACATCTGCATGTGTGGGTTGATTGAATATTCTCCTTCAAATCTCTCACACCTGCCTTGCAGCCCTAAGCACCAGGAGATGGGTAAACGGCTGCTGGCCCACAGAGTTCCCCTCTGCCAGATAACCAGTGTGACTCTGAAGTACCTCCCCAAGAATCACTTCTGGAGGAAGGATGAGTTGTTCATTGTCGGCAAGTTCTGCGCAGCCCCGCTGCCTCTCGATAGCAAGTAAGTCACAGGAATATCTTATAGGGGTCCACTGAGCCTGTGGAAGCAATGCATATTCTCTCTCTTGTTTAGACAAAATGTAACAAGGTCTCTCTCATCACCTGTTAATAATTTTCTACCTGCAAA harbors:
- the PLA1A gene encoding phospholipase A1 member A, with protein sequence MVRDLKRKPFAVVAVLWLLSSAQAGNADTLSGYHCTDFQTANFLRGSKLKVQFLLFTSSSPSCGELISADDDIKNCNFNSSLGTKIIIHGFRALGTKPSWIEGLVNAILHTSQVNVIAVDWVYGSTGAYPSAVENVTQLALSISKFISNLLALGIPRASIHIIGVSLGAHVGGLVGHFHGGQLGRITGLDPAGPKYTRASPEERLDPGDALFVEAIHTDADNFGIRIPVGHIDYFVNGGRDQPGCPRFISAGYKYLICDHMRAVHLYVSALEHSCPVIAFPCASHEDFLNGHCLDCVDPFLFSCPRIGLLEQAGINMRKLPKEVKVYLMTSPSAPFCVHHSLVEFHLQKKRNKVTSIEITFSSNSTQDTAKITIPKHQEMGKRLLAHRVPLCQITSVTLKYLPKNHFWRKDELFIVGKFCAAPLPLDSNRTMLCLQWNVTLPGNTDISYELPTPCA